In Legionella sp. PATHC035, a genomic segment contains:
- a CDS encoding BlaI/MecI/CopY family transcriptional regulator: MSVKKVSSAHDRLLTEVELELMNIIWSLNRVTIKEVVAHLSQERPLAYTTVATVVKVLEQKGFLECQKNSYAHVFVPIVTKSDYENTCLDHLVANVFDGEPVALVQRLLMAKKLQHDDLQAIEEALKQLATAPQKEGVE, translated from the coding sequence ATGTCCGTCAAAAAAGTATCGTCAGCCCATGATCGTCTGCTTACAGAAGTAGAGCTTGAGTTAATGAATATTATTTGGAGTCTTAATAGAGTAACAATTAAAGAGGTTGTTGCTCATCTGTCACAAGAACGGCCTTTAGCCTATACCACAGTGGCGACGGTGGTCAAAGTGCTTGAACAAAAAGGGTTTCTTGAATGCCAAAAAAACTCCTACGCCCATGTGTTTGTGCCAATTGTTACAAAATCTGACTACGAAAATACCTGTCTTGATCATCTGGTTGCTAATGTTTTTGATGGAGAGCCTGTTGCTCTTGTCCAAAGACTCTTGATGGCCAAAAAATTACAACACGATGACCTGCAAGCCATAGAGGAGGCATTGAAACAATTAGCGACTGCCCCCCAAAAAGAGGGGGTGGAATAA
- a CDS encoding InlB B-repeat-containing protein, giving the protein MQRVKMTLPQLLIAVIAFLFLTLSHAVKPVWTFTPDPNYPPTVSVTSIGSATIKYTITNQSRRTHTLSMKPITGITQVTSAGNCPNPFTLQGHQSCTLNLFVNGSALQNNIKEGPVVCEQGRILECYQPALANILNITLIPVTTYMITPSAGANGTINPNTPQTVIAGSSLTFTATPNSGYQVDEWVVDGGRAQKGGTTFTFANIDDNHTVEVTFTRVGTIYSGTAKGFVYFSTDNGLTWTATSVPSPGNAVNSVFATPSALYVGSADGKVYYSTNNGTSWTATNAPGTSSVNSVFVTAASIIYTGTQEGTVYYSANNGVSWTATTTNPGTGPINSIFLSTSSIYVGSNDGNVYYSTNNGTNWNQIRGPEASVSVPVQNVFAVNGQLYVNTRQTSTNSTLPPGTINFEYAYFANSLTDPNPTWTLLSQITYTLFVNSDASLMHAGTQNGHVFSLTTGDDLGFITSSPITSLFFFG; this is encoded by the coding sequence ATGCAACGAGTTAAAATGACTTTGCCCCAGCTTTTGATCGCTGTGATTGCTTTTTTGTTCTTGACACTAAGTCATGCAGTGAAACCCGTATGGACTTTCACCCCTGATCCTAATTATCCACCAACCGTTTCGGTCACATCAATTGGATCGGCAACGATTAAATATACGATTACCAATCAATCTCGGCGAACACATACCTTGTCTATGAAGCCCATTACTGGGATTACCCAGGTTACTTCAGCGGGAAATTGTCCCAATCCATTTACATTGCAAGGTCATCAATCCTGTACGCTTAATTTGTTCGTCAATGGGAGCGCATTACAAAATAATATTAAAGAGGGCCCTGTTGTCTGTGAGCAAGGAAGGATACTGGAGTGTTATCAACCTGCTTTAGCTAACATTTTAAACATTACTCTCATTCCAGTCACAACCTATATGATTACACCAAGTGCTGGTGCAAATGGGACTATTAATCCCAATACCCCACAAACCGTTATTGCAGGAAGCAGTCTGACTTTTACAGCAACCCCTAACAGCGGCTATCAAGTGGATGAATGGGTAGTCGACGGGGGCAGAGCCCAAAAAGGGGGAACGACATTTACTTTCGCCAATATTGATGACAATCATACCGTAGAAGTCACTTTTACCCGCGTCGGCACAATATATTCAGGAACTGCAAAAGGTTTCGTTTACTTTTCTACTGATAATGGTCTAACTTGGACTGCGACCTCTGTGCCATCACCAGGTAATGCGGTGAATAGTGTCTTTGCAACACCAAGCGCCTTATATGTAGGCAGCGCAGATGGTAAAGTATATTACTCAACCAATAATGGTACTTCCTGGACTGCGACCAATGCACCAGGGACGTCATCAGTAAATAGTGTTTTTGTCACCGCTGCTTCCATAATTTATACCGGAACCCAAGAAGGAACCGTTTATTATTCAGCTAACAATGGCGTGTCGTGGACTGCAACCACAACAAATCCAGGTACCGGTCCCATAAACAGCATATTCCTGAGCACTTCTTCGATTTATGTAGGAAGTAATGATGGGAATGTCTATTATTCAACGAATAATGGAACGAACTGGAATCAAATCCGTGGTCCCGAAGCAAGTGTTTCGGTGCCAGTCCAAAATGTTTTTGCAGTAAATGGTCAACTTTATGTCAATACACGACAAACCTCAACGAACAGTACTTTACCCCCTGGAACCATCAATTTCGAATATGCCTATTTCGCCAATAGCTTGACGGATCCAAATCCAACCTGGACTCTTTTATCCCAAATAACGTACACCTTGTTTGTTAATTCCGATGCAAGCTTGATGCACGCCGGGACACAAAACGGTCATGTTTTCTCCTTGACCACTGGCGATGACTTGGGATTCATCACATCCAGCCCAATCACTAGTTTATTTTTCTTCGGGTAA
- a CDS encoding M56 family metallopeptidase: MLFIEIFLSIHCLLLISSYFIGGRWLANQPSFKLKLARFLLVSCVVSPLIVHCVNFNPMPERPSSVSLDTLQEYMNQPILKQEPTKSVNESAAALTLGNVSYCQLIYFILAFIILFRGYHLLSGLGCLRLLLDEAISYRRAGKLIIKVSDRCYIPFSVFLLNKAYIVLPVSLFSSPKNVNIAIAHEGQHHRNGDCLWSYFIETLRIIFFGNPGVTRWHNVLNELQEFSCDEVLVGHPKISAHDYGHCLFQVIQTVSQSSQPSNREFACAVGMALNNENEDCTFIIRRISMLSTYPFHASRPFCLGIALVGLSILAPMCVAYSAVGSLNSPKTNAVDTTHLDPRLQNIAEKEISAAVKRYHAKSGVIAIADPSTGDIIAFAESNQQGQNSWRSRVFSPGSTIKPFIAAAAIDSGTSSATKNYDCHSPYSLKGKTFANHTSDVGSASLTEAIAQSINVCLIKVSQETGAPIIRKKLAEFGFDMNSWWQADQGDEVQLAMASLGENIPVTMESLTKSYAVLANKGRPFARGDKPVISETTTNAVNHMLQYAVVNGTGKRAVIPGVAVAGKTGTVIENGNKHLALFAGYAPADKPRYVMLIVIEDGHLNMKGKTLTSGGELAAPVFHNVAINSL; encoded by the coding sequence ATGTTATTCATAGAAATTTTTCTGAGTATCCATTGCTTACTTTTGATCAGCTCATACTTTATCGGGGGACGTTGGTTAGCAAATCAGCCTTCTTTTAAACTGAAACTGGCCCGTTTTTTATTAGTCAGCTGTGTGGTTTCTCCATTAATTGTTCATTGTGTGAACTTTAATCCAATGCCGGAGCGCCCGAGCTCAGTTTCATTGGATACGCTGCAAGAATATATGAATCAGCCGATTTTAAAGCAAGAACCTACAAAATCCGTCAACGAATCAGCAGCTGCATTAACTCTGGGAAATGTCAGTTATTGCCAGCTCATTTATTTCATATTGGCTTTCATTATCTTATTTCGTGGTTACCACCTGCTATCCGGTTTGGGTTGCTTACGCCTATTGTTGGATGAGGCAATCTCTTATCGACGCGCTGGAAAACTGATCATTAAAGTCTCTGATCGCTGCTACATTCCTTTCTCAGTGTTTTTATTAAACAAAGCTTATATTGTTTTGCCCGTATCCTTATTCTCTTCTCCCAAGAATGTGAACATTGCGATTGCGCATGAAGGGCAACACCATCGTAATGGAGATTGCCTATGGTCCTATTTTATTGAGACCTTGCGTATTATCTTCTTTGGAAATCCAGGTGTAACTCGATGGCATAACGTTTTAAATGAATTACAAGAATTTTCATGTGATGAAGTACTGGTTGGCCACCCAAAAATTTCGGCACATGACTATGGCCACTGTCTGTTCCAAGTGATCCAGACAGTATCTCAAAGTTCTCAGCCATCTAATCGAGAATTTGCATGCGCGGTGGGCATGGCTCTGAACAATGAAAACGAAGACTGTACTTTCATCATAAGGAGAATTTCAATGTTATCAACTTATCCGTTTCATGCATCTAGGCCTTTTTGCTTAGGGATTGCATTGGTTGGGTTATCTATTTTGGCACCCATGTGTGTGGCTTATTCAGCGGTAGGATCCTTAAACAGTCCTAAGACGAACGCAGTGGATACAACTCATTTAGATCCTAGACTGCAAAACATCGCAGAGAAAGAAATTAGCGCAGCGGTCAAACGCTATCACGCAAAATCTGGGGTTATTGCTATTGCTGATCCCAGTACCGGCGATATCATTGCATTTGCTGAATCAAATCAGCAGGGGCAAAACAGTTGGAGGTCGCGTGTTTTTTCACCTGGATCGACAATAAAACCTTTTATTGCAGCCGCGGCAATTGACTCTGGTACAAGTTCTGCAACCAAAAACTATGATTGTCATTCACCTTATTCCCTAAAAGGGAAAACATTTGCAAATCACACTTCTGATGTAGGCTCTGCTTCTTTAACAGAGGCGATTGCACAGTCGATTAATGTTTGCCTGATTAAGGTGTCGCAAGAGACTGGGGCACCAATTATCCGAAAAAAACTTGCTGAATTTGGTTTTGATATGAATTCGTGGTGGCAAGCTGATCAAGGCGACGAAGTGCAACTGGCAATGGCTTCACTGGGTGAGAATATCCCTGTCACCATGGAGTCGTTAACAAAATCCTATGCTGTTCTTGCGAACAAGGGACGTCCATTTGCTCGAGGCGATAAACCTGTTATCTCAGAAACCACGACCAATGCAGTGAATCATATGCTTCAGTATGCTGTCGTTAATGGTACAGGGAAGCGTGCAGTGATTCCTGGTGTTGCTGTGGCTGGTAAGACCGGAACTGTTATCGAGAATGGGAATAAGCATCTTGCTTTATTTGCTGGGTATGCGCCGGCTGATAAACCCCGTTATGTCATGTTAATCGTGATTGAAGACGGTCATTTAAACATGAAGGGCAAGACATTGACCTCGGGCGGGGAATTAGCTGCTCCTGTATTTCATAATGTCGCGATCAATAGTCTGTAG
- a CDS encoding MerR family transcriptional regulator — MPYTVNKLAKISGVSSRTLRFYDQIGLLKPAYYGENQYRYYEEEQLLMLQQILFFRELGFPLNDIQRIISSDGFDKIETLTTHKSILLESLERAKVLIKTIDKTISHIRGNLIMSDIEMYEGFDPKKQQEYEKYLVERGNITQKEINDSWKNIRHWKKENWDEHAKEGEEINLGLVNCILNNDKPTAKKVQDLIHRHYNWVKHFWTPTRESYIGLGQMYLEHPDFKNFYNQFHPDLVVFLVEAMKIYAKERLNEQV, encoded by the coding sequence ATGCCTTACACAGTAAATAAATTAGCTAAAATTTCAGGAGTGAGCTCACGAACTCTCCGTTTTTATGATCAGATTGGTTTATTGAAGCCTGCTTATTATGGAGAGAATCAATATCGTTACTACGAGGAAGAGCAACTTTTGATGTTACAGCAAATTTTATTTTTCCGTGAACTGGGTTTTCCTCTCAATGACATACAGAGGATTATTAGTAGTGATGGGTTTGATAAAATTGAAACATTGACAACTCATAAATCAATCCTCTTGGAAAGTCTTGAAAGAGCGAAAGTGCTTATTAAGACCATTGATAAAACTATTTCACATATTAGAGGAAATTTAATCATGAGTGACATTGAAATGTATGAAGGATTTGATCCTAAAAAGCAACAGGAATACGAAAAGTATCTCGTTGAACGCGGTAACATCACCCAAAAAGAAATTAATGATAGCTGGAAAAATATTCGTCATTGGAAGAAAGAGAACTGGGACGAACATGCCAAAGAGGGGGAGGAAATTAACCTCGGCCTGGTGAACTGCATTCTGAATAATGATAAGCCAACGGCCAAGAAGGTTCAGGATTTAATCCACAGACATTATAATTGGGTAAAACACTTCTGGACACCTACCCGAGAAAGTTATATTGGACTAGGCCAGATGTATCTTGAGCATCCGGATTTTAAAAACTTCTACAATCAATTTCATCCTGATTTAGTGGTATTTTTAGTTGAAGCAATGAAAATCTATGCGAAGGAACGATTGAACGAGCAGGTGTAG
- a CDS encoding omptin family outer membrane protease, with protein sequence MKNKIVMLALTSLPLTFSLDTYAAEYRLNGLSLSTSVGILSGKAHEYVYYPDTESKLSQLDWRIKNAAIINGEFNYDFLTWLSINGRGWTTLAKNKAPMDDYDWFNPNQETWTDWSHHENTHLNYANELDLSLRAWLMQQPDYKLGLAAGYQWNSFSWRAKGGCYQYNNGAYTGCFSSDQPGIGYRQKFSTPYVGLAGKYSVNHFEFNALLKFSDWVSARDHDEHYARNLTFNEHGNNFTYYAATLNSGYFLTQNAKIFVEASYNHYSNGRADTEIMDNDTGQHGYESNSAGLSNKNYTVALGMQYLF encoded by the coding sequence ATGAAAAATAAAATAGTTATGTTGGCACTAACCTCCTTACCCCTAACTTTTTCTCTCGATACTTATGCTGCTGAGTACCGCTTGAATGGTTTGTCGTTAAGTACTTCAGTAGGAATTCTGTCAGGTAAGGCCCACGAATATGTTTATTATCCAGATACAGAGAGTAAGTTAAGCCAGCTGGACTGGCGTATAAAAAATGCCGCAATAATCAACGGGGAATTCAATTATGATTTTCTCACTTGGTTGAGCATCAATGGCAGAGGATGGACAACTCTGGCAAAAAATAAGGCGCCCATGGATGACTATGATTGGTTCAATCCAAATCAAGAAACCTGGACTGACTGGTCACATCATGAAAATACACATCTAAATTATGCGAATGAATTGGACCTGAGCTTAAGAGCCTGGTTGATGCAACAACCAGATTATAAGCTAGGGCTGGCGGCTGGCTATCAATGGAACTCCTTTAGTTGGCGTGCAAAGGGAGGGTGTTACCAATATAACAATGGCGCATATACCGGTTGTTTTTCCAGCGATCAGCCTGGAATTGGATACCGGCAAAAATTCAGTACGCCCTATGTGGGTCTGGCCGGAAAATATTCGGTCAATCATTTTGAGTTTAATGCGCTTTTAAAATTTAGCGATTGGGTGTCAGCGCGCGATCATGATGAGCATTATGCCCGCAACTTAACGTTCAATGAGCATGGGAATAACTTCACTTATTATGCTGCAACCCTCAATTCAGGCTACTTCTTAACACAAAATGCGAAAATTTTTGTTGAAGCCTCATACAATCATTATTCGAATGGACGTGCTGATACTGAAATAATGGATAACGATACAGGGCAACACGGCTATGAAAGCAATTCAGCGGGTTTATCCAACAAAAATTATACTGTCGCGCTGGGCATGCAGTATCTTTTTTAA
- a CDS encoding S53 family peptidase, with translation MLKLKKAVVLILSLNFVTSTPYAKPEHDLLNLPNPGLNLLNQATWIKPVPSEKKISFIVWLKLRNKAELDRLVQEVYDPNSPRYHQFLTAKLYEQEFAPSKEAEKTVQQFFSSQGMQTKIVNHSVRVTGTVAQIEQALYVQMNYYQYQNETVHANTTPPQLNREIAQYVTEITGLSTIPQFHSNIENLQHDATEVHDLNFIWNSFVPFAVPTDISLQGFTGANLQKTYNLKNIPRINGKHLDGTGQTLVIVDACGTNTPQQILHDANKYFNANNIKPFVTSGPLKNFAIINPDGTPFRTCPNASSFSNEIDLDIESSHTIAPGDNTVLVLGKDQKTLLTEVIYTLIHNNFSIAGFSNAYVISNSWSGQETLDTSFEQTLELAAAAGISVNFSSGDCGDNTYVTQKKCTPPRPSSPTVEYPSSSAYVTAVGATALFVDTNYRYAFETVWGSVKNDSGSYAFDGGTGGGISRFYGPVTWQSSISNYTAGGYGVINNYGRHRALPDIAMLGDPQTGLLIIADDVTVQDGGTSLACPLFSATLILVNQARSLLNKGTPIGHAAPYLYQMNDVLLSSRAINLIIPPSLIISGATPPPSTTIQGIPAPASAFSIKNKTFGWDSALTLEPEDQFWNDGVGVGSPNIPNFVVTMANM, from the coding sequence ATGTTGAAACTTAAAAAAGCAGTAGTTCTTATATTGTCATTGAATTTTGTCACATCAACTCCCTATGCAAAACCAGAGCATGATTTATTGAATTTGCCCAATCCGGGGTTAAATTTACTCAATCAGGCAACCTGGATAAAACCAGTGCCCTCTGAGAAAAAGATTTCATTTATTGTCTGGTTAAAATTACGGAACAAGGCAGAATTAGATAGGCTTGTCCAAGAGGTTTATGATCCCAACAGCCCCCGTTATCATCAATTTTTAACTGCAAAACTTTATGAACAGGAGTTTGCACCGAGCAAAGAAGCAGAAAAGACGGTACAACAATTTTTTTCTTCTCAAGGGATGCAAACCAAAATAGTTAACCACAGCGTGCGTGTCACAGGGACCGTGGCGCAAATTGAGCAAGCACTTTATGTACAAATGAACTATTATCAGTATCAAAACGAAACCGTTCATGCGAATACAACCCCTCCCCAACTCAATCGGGAGATTGCTCAATATGTTACCGAAATTACTGGCCTTAGCACGATCCCACAATTTCACTCAAACATAGAAAATCTTCAACATGACGCGACAGAAGTTCATGATTTAAATTTTATCTGGAATTCTTTTGTTCCCTTTGCAGTTCCTACAGACATTTCATTGCAAGGCTTTACAGGAGCCAATTTGCAAAAGACCTATAATTTGAAAAACATCCCCCGCATTAATGGCAAACATCTCGATGGAACCGGGCAAACATTAGTGATCGTTGATGCATGTGGCACGAATACGCCCCAGCAAATTTTACATGATGCCAATAAATATTTTAATGCGAATAATATCAAGCCTTTTGTGACCTCAGGACCATTGAAAAATTTTGCGATCATTAATCCTGATGGCACCCCCTTTAGAACATGCCCCAATGCATCCTCTTTTAGTAATGAGATCGACCTAGACATTGAATCATCGCATACGATAGCCCCTGGGGATAACACTGTTTTGGTGTTAGGTAAGGATCAAAAGACCCTATTAACCGAAGTGATTTATACGCTGATTCACAATAACTTTTCCATTGCCGGGTTTTCTAATGCTTATGTCATTTCTAACAGTTGGAGTGGCCAAGAAACTTTAGATACTTCGTTTGAACAAACCTTGGAATTGGCTGCGGCGGCAGGAATCAGTGTTAACTTTTCTTCTGGCGATTGTGGTGACAACACCTACGTCACGCAAAAAAAATGCACTCCACCCCGCCCTTCCTCACCAACAGTTGAATATCCTTCCAGCTCGGCTTACGTCACAGCGGTTGGGGCGACTGCTTTATTTGTCGACACAAATTACCGTTATGCCTTTGAAACAGTCTGGGGTTCAGTGAAAAACGACAGTGGGAGCTATGCCTTTGATGGGGGTACCGGTGGGGGCATTAGCCGCTTTTATGGACCAGTGACTTGGCAGAGCTCCATTAGCAACTATACGGCTGGTGGTTATGGAGTAATTAATAATTACGGAAGGCATCGTGCACTGCCTGATATCGCCATGCTGGGCGATCCGCAAACAGGATTACTGATTATTGCCGATGACGTAACCGTGCAGGATGGAGGCACCAGCTTGGCGTGTCCTTTATTTTCGGCAACTTTAATTTTAGTCAATCAAGCCCGAAGCCTACTGAATAAAGGAACACCCATAGGGCATGCAGCACCTTATTTGTACCAGATGAATGATGTTTTACTTTCAAGTAGGGCAATTAACCTGATTATTCCACCATCGCTTATTATAAGTGGCGCCACTCCTCCACCATCAACAACCATCCAGGGGATTCCTGCTCCCGCATCGGCATTTAGCATTAAGAATAAAACTTTTGGCTGGGATTCAGCGCTTACTCTTGAGCCTGAAGATCAATTTTGGAATGATGGCGTAGGAGTTGGTTCGCCTAATATTCCGAATTTTGTGGTCACCATGGCGAATATGTAA
- the blaOXA gene encoding class D beta-lactamase, producing MKKNSVLLCMGLFFCASIWAQGTCFLAYENQTVLKHEGDECNQRYAPESTFKIALSLMGFDSGILKDTLHPEWPYKKEYELYLNVWKYPHNPRTWIRDSCVWYSQVLTRHLGMKRFKNYVAAFQYGNQDVSGDKGQDNGLTHAWLSSSLAISPTEQNKFLQKIVYKKLPVNKKAFTMTKDILYIQELAGGWKLYGKTGTGRQLTADKSKKLPLQHGWFIGWIEKNGRVVTFVNHIADSKEETTFASFRARNDALIKLHYLINELEK from the coding sequence ATGAAAAAAAATAGTGTATTACTATGTATGGGGTTGTTCTTCTGTGCTTCGATTTGGGCTCAAGGCACCTGCTTCTTGGCCTATGAAAATCAAACCGTGTTAAAACATGAAGGGGATGAGTGTAATCAGCGTTATGCACCTGAATCGACCTTTAAAATTGCATTAAGTCTAATGGGTTTTGATTCAGGGATATTAAAAGATACCCTTCATCCCGAATGGCCTTATAAGAAAGAATATGAACTTTATCTCAATGTATGGAAATACCCTCATAACCCGCGCACTTGGATAAGAGATTCTTGTGTTTGGTATTCACAGGTATTGACACGCCATCTAGGTATGAAGCGATTTAAAAATTATGTAGCGGCATTTCAATACGGTAACCAAGATGTATCCGGCGATAAAGGTCAGGACAATGGACTAACTCATGCCTGGCTTTCCAGTTCGCTTGCCATTTCGCCCACAGAGCAAAATAAGTTTCTACAAAAAATAGTCTATAAAAAACTTCCAGTGAACAAAAAAGCATTCACTATGACTAAAGACATTCTCTATATTCAGGAATTAGCTGGTGGTTGGAAACTGTATGGGAAAACAGGAACTGGTCGACAATTAACGGCAGATAAAAGCAAGAAGCTTCCTTTACAACATGGATGGTTCATCGGCTGGATTGAAAAGAATGGCCGTGTAGTTACTTTTGTGAACCATATCGCTGACAGTAAAGAAGAAACGACCTTTGCGAGTTTTAGAGCGCGAAATGACGCACTGATTAAATTACATTACTTGATTAATGAGCTGGAAAAATAA
- a CDS encoding MerR family transcriptional regulator codes for MTQWFVKDLSKLTGVSVQTLHHYDRTGLLKPSLRRANGYRVYSEKDLLRLQQIIALKFFGFELSQIKTLLNEEHSVLKHFNSQAQVLEQKAAALLEGAKTLRSIIDSVDNHQSIPWETIIQLIEVYRMTAHLEHNWVKEIFTPDELKQYVAFEQEIKANVSPEQQAAFEKNWNQLVDEVSNHLKHDPNSKIGVELGKKLMDWVNGVYGTKYAHLRTKKFEKGFGEGKGLDEVGLTPEIVSWMDKAMDAYWRERIYGILQQVGKTSSSTLLTLWNEVLVDMYGDETSRQTAIYDLLFKDDEVTPEAKAWLKSIINP; via the coding sequence ATGACCCAATGGTTCGTTAAAGACCTAAGCAAATTAACCGGTGTTTCGGTGCAAACCTTGCATCATTACGACCGCACCGGCTTACTTAAGCCTTCATTGCGACGTGCCAATGGGTATCGTGTTTACTCCGAGAAGGATTTATTGAGGTTGCAACAAATTATTGCTTTGAAATTTTTTGGTTTTGAGTTGTCACAAATAAAAACCTTACTCAATGAAGAGCATAGCGTGCTGAAACATTTTAACAGCCAAGCCCAAGTCTTGGAACAAAAAGCCGCTGCTTTACTTGAGGGTGCCAAAACTTTGAGAAGCATAATTGACTCTGTTGACAACCATCAATCGATTCCTTGGGAAACCATTATTCAACTTATTGAGGTATATAGAATGACAGCGCATCTTGAGCATAATTGGGTTAAAGAAATATTCACACCCGATGAATTAAAGCAGTATGTGGCGTTTGAACAAGAAATAAAAGCCAATGTGTCACCAGAACAACAAGCCGCTTTTGAAAAGAATTGGAATCAATTGGTGGATGAGGTGAGCAATCATCTTAAGCACGATCCCAATTCAAAAATAGGGGTTGAGTTAGGAAAAAAACTGATGGATTGGGTTAATGGAGTGTACGGTACAAAATATGCCCATTTAAGAACCAAAAAATTTGAAAAAGGTTTTGGGGAAGGCAAAGGTCTTGATGAGGTGGGTTTGACACCAGAAATCGTATCATGGATGGATAAAGCGATGGATGCGTACTGGCGAGAACGGATTTATGGCATTCTACAACAGGTAGGAAAAACCTCTTCTTCAACTCTGTTAACACTTTGGAATGAAGTGTTGGTTGATATGTATGGAGATGAGACTTCGCGCCAAACAGCCATATATGACCTTCTATTTAAGGACGATGAGGTGACTCCAGAGGCAAAAGCCTGGCTTAAAAGTATCATCAATCCTTAA
- a CDS encoding aminoglycoside phosphotransferase family protein, producing the protein MKNHTQILNWATDYLLSKGYLLPHSPEIVLETPWSNVIRFPTSKGNVYLKQPAPLIAQEAKITQLLAAQFHANVPMVIATNEELHCFLMNDAGQSLREYLQNEFQPVLLRQAIQQYTAMQRSTENHIESLFALGVPDWRLDKLPQIYDYLINQMAFLKAEGMNDNELQTLHDLRPQIASEIDCLSRFQIPETLVQSDFHTNNILIDPKTKKLTFIDLGEIVITHPFFSLHTFLRQSITHHGLNELDQTYHQLQETCFENWLDLASKEQLIEGLMLAKKLWPIYSALVFYRILHSVDQESFKLFYADRPNRLAGFFREYTAASGV; encoded by the coding sequence ATGAAAAATCATACACAGATTCTCAATTGGGCCACTGATTACCTACTCTCTAAAGGGTATTTGTTACCCCATTCACCCGAAATTGTATTAGAAACACCTTGGTCAAATGTGATTCGATTTCCAACTTCAAAAGGCAACGTCTATTTAAAGCAGCCAGCACCCTTAATAGCCCAAGAAGCAAAAATCACACAATTATTGGCCGCGCAATTTCACGCCAATGTACCGATGGTGATCGCAACGAACGAGGAATTGCATTGTTTTTTGATGAATGATGCTGGGCAATCACTGCGTGAATATCTTCAAAATGAATTTCAGCCGGTCCTATTACGCCAAGCCATTCAGCAATATACCGCGATGCAGCGATCGACGGAAAATCATATAGAATCTTTATTTGCCCTGGGAGTCCCTGATTGGCGATTAGATAAATTACCCCAAATCTATGATTACTTGATCAACCAGATGGCCTTTTTAAAAGCTGAGGGTATGAACGACAACGAACTACAAACTTTGCACGATTTAAGACCACAAATCGCATCGGAAATTGACTGTTTATCGCGGTTTCAGATTCCTGAAACTCTAGTTCAATCTGATTTTCACACGAACAATATTTTGATTGATCCGAAAACCAAAAAATTAACCTTCATTGATTTGGGAGAGATAGTGATCACCCATCCATTTTTTTCCTTACATACTTTTCTGCGTCAATCCATCACGCACCATGGCCTAAACGAGCTGGATCAAACCTATCATCAACTTCAAGAAACGTGTTTCGAAAACTGGCTGGACTTGGCATCAAAAGAACAGCTAATTGAAGGATTGATGTTAGCCAAAAAATTATGGCCTATTTATTCCGCGCTCGTTTTTTATCGTATCCTACATAGCGTGGATCAAGAGTCCTTTAAGTTGTTTTACGCGGACAGGCCTAATCGACTCGCAGGTTTTTTTAGAGAGTATACTGCGGCTAGTGGTGTTTAG